A genomic window from Chitinophaga pollutisoli includes:
- a CDS encoding c-type cytochrome domain-containing protein, with amino-acid sequence MKQPQIKWQYLGGRLLFACNIFVLVLLLAGDRLAVPSWLQVAGRMHPLVLHFPIVLLMLGAVLPFIRLREPEAARWKDQLTAGLLLLGALSTAVTVMMGLFLSREEGYPADGALFWHKWGGALLLWTASACYWLRDSIKIWVPKTLSVAMVALLMITGHFGAVVTHGENFVLAPVTPAYQAPQVPLEQAELFAHVVRPILEEKCMSCHNPSKAKGGLDMKAEDKMLSGGKNGKLFIPGDPAASLLMLRLHLPEADKKHMPPAGKPQLTDDEIAILHHWIQQGADFKGMVKALPAQDTLRLLAAARLQPAGTDNSLAQLPHADESLIAKLNNNYRVLYPVALNAAPLVANWYNKDKFDIASVKELLPVKAQLTEIHLQKMPVTDADLEVLAQFKELRVLNLSFTQVTGKTLGALAKLPHLESLSVSGAPVTLEHLLALKKAPALKKLYVWNTALTAEDMQKAQAAFPQVAVVKGFDNENSERLKLNQPTLVNTNSVFGKNMQLVLKHPVKGVEIRYTTDGSAPDSLQSPVFGDSLLLTQSTVVRAIACKKGWYASDPVQYSFSQSTYRPDSMALTSFPEGQYVGEGAKTLMDEKKGDFNYGNGKWLGFNSRPMDAVVLFAEAVPLKQVSFSTFRHLDAYIFPPEQIEVWGGTDAKHLRLLKKLSPPPGQKGEPNSTITYDCSFPETQVSCLKIVVKPIAKLPQWHPGKGNRGWAFVDEVMFN; translated from the coding sequence ATGAAACAACCGCAAATTAAATGGCAATACCTGGGCGGAAGATTGCTTTTCGCCTGTAATATATTCGTGCTGGTTTTACTGCTCGCCGGCGACCGCCTCGCCGTTCCTTCCTGGCTCCAGGTGGCGGGGCGCATGCACCCGCTGGTGCTGCATTTCCCGATCGTGTTGCTGATGCTGGGGGCGGTGCTCCCGTTCATCCGGCTGCGCGAACCTGAGGCGGCGCGGTGGAAAGACCAGCTGACGGCGGGGCTCCTTTTACTGGGCGCGCTCAGCACGGCTGTGACCGTGATGATGGGTTTGTTCCTGTCGCGCGAAGAAGGATACCCGGCCGATGGCGCGCTGTTCTGGCATAAATGGGGCGGAGCGTTGTTGCTGTGGACCGCTTCGGCCTGCTACTGGCTCCGCGATTCGATAAAGATCTGGGTGCCAAAAACGCTATCCGTCGCCATGGTGGCGCTATTGATGATAACGGGGCACTTCGGTGCAGTGGTCACCCACGGGGAAAATTTCGTACTGGCGCCCGTAACACCGGCCTACCAGGCCCCGCAGGTGCCGCTGGAACAGGCGGAACTGTTCGCGCATGTGGTTAGGCCGATCCTGGAAGAAAAATGCATGAGCTGCCACAACCCTTCCAAAGCAAAAGGGGGGCTGGATATGAAAGCGGAAGATAAAATGCTTTCAGGTGGAAAGAACGGCAAGCTGTTCATCCCCGGCGATCCCGCGGCGAGCCTGCTAATGCTGCGTCTGCATCTTCCGGAAGCAGACAAAAAACACATGCCGCCGGCCGGCAAACCCCAGCTGACGGACGACGAGATCGCCATCCTCCATCACTGGATCCAACAAGGCGCGGATTTCAAAGGAATGGTGAAAGCCCTCCCCGCGCAGGATACCCTCCGCCTCCTCGCCGCCGCCCGCCTGCAACCCGCAGGAACGGATAACAGCCTCGCGCAGTTGCCACATGCAGACGAATCCCTCATCGCCAAACTCAACAACAATTACCGCGTGCTGTACCCCGTGGCGCTCAACGCCGCGCCGCTCGTGGCCAACTGGTACAATAAAGACAAATTCGATATCGCCTCCGTGAAAGAACTGCTGCCGGTAAAGGCCCAGCTCACGGAAATACACCTGCAGAAAATGCCCGTCACCGATGCGGACCTGGAAGTGCTGGCGCAATTCAAAGAGCTCCGCGTCCTCAACCTGAGCTTCACCCAGGTAACCGGCAAAACGCTCGGCGCACTGGCAAAACTCCCGCACCTGGAAAGCCTTTCCGTTTCCGGCGCGCCCGTTACCCTGGAGCACCTGCTAGCCCTCAAAAAAGCGCCCGCACTGAAAAAGCTCTACGTCTGGAACACCGCGCTCACCGCCGAAGACATGCAAAAGGCGCAGGCCGCGTTCCCGCAGGTGGCGGTCGTGAAAGGTTTCGACAACGAAAACAGCGAGCGGCTCAAACTCAACCAGCCCACGCTCGTCAATACCAATTCAGTTTTCGGGAAAAACATGCAACTGGTGCTGAAACACCCGGTGAAAGGCGTTGAGATCCGCTATACAACGGATGGTTCCGCGCCGGATTCCCTGCAATCACCCGTGTTTGGAGATAGCCTCCTGCTCACTCAAAGCACCGTCGTCCGCGCCATCGCCTGCAAGAAAGGCTGGTACGCCAGCGATCCGGTGCAATATTCCTTCAGCCAATCCACTTACCGGCCAGATAGCATGGCGCTGACCAGTTTCCCGGAAGGACAGTATGTTGGCGAAGGCGCCAAAACGCTGATGGACGAAAAGAAGGGAGATTTCAACTACGGCAACGGGAAATGGCTCGGTTTCAACAGCCGTCCCATGGATGCGGTGGTGCTCTTTGCTGAAGCGGTACCTTTGAAACAGGTTTCTTTCAGTACATTCCGGCACCTGGATGCGTACATCTTCCCGCCGGAACAGATTGAAGTCTGGGGCGGAACCGACGCGAAGCACCTCCGCCTGCTGAAGAAACTCTCGCCGCCGCCGGGGCAGAAAGGCGAGCCCAACAGCACTATCACGTATGATTGCAGTTTCCCTGAAACACAGGTTTCCTGCCTGAAGATCGTGGTAAAACCCATCGCGAAGCTGCCGCAGTGGCACCCTGGCAAGGGGAACCGCGGCTGGGCGTTCGTGGATGAAGTGATGTTCAATTAA
- a CDS encoding 6-bladed beta-propeller, with amino-acid sequence MERRKFIRAAALATAGFYISHDLLAKTKGPVYGHNGMRYTLDTKWSTADATRFPVKDCHEMVQDKKGRIFLLTNETKNNVLIYNKSGKLLKSWGTEFPGAHGLSLASEGGEEFLLITDTDKHQVYKTTLDGKILLTIDCPMDSGKYTKKEAFVPTETTVADNGDIYIADGYGAQFISRFDRNGKLLAVFGGRGEGTAYLDNAHGITVDRRKGTPTLLVTDRTRNCFKRYSMAGELLEVIELPGACVCRPVIRGQNLYAAVLRSPDMNLEGSGFVTILDKDNKVVSNIGGTEPKYADGRLQRMQQAEKIFIHPHDVCVDDDENIYVAQWASGKAYPYKLGRV; translated from the coding sequence ATGGAAAGAAGAAAATTTATTCGCGCAGCAGCGCTCGCCACCGCAGGATTTTACATCTCGCACGATCTGTTGGCTAAAACGAAAGGCCCGGTTTACGGGCATAACGGCATGCGGTACACGCTCGACACGAAATGGAGCACGGCGGACGCAACGCGTTTTCCCGTTAAAGATTGCCACGAAATGGTGCAGGACAAAAAAGGCCGCATCTTTTTACTGACCAACGAAACGAAAAACAACGTCCTTATATACAACAAGTCCGGTAAGCTGCTGAAAAGCTGGGGCACCGAATTCCCCGGCGCGCATGGGCTGTCGCTGGCCAGCGAAGGCGGGGAAGAATTTCTCCTCATTACCGACACCGACAAGCACCAGGTCTACAAAACCACGCTCGACGGTAAGATATTACTGACGATCGATTGCCCGATGGACAGCGGGAAGTATACGAAGAAAGAAGCTTTCGTGCCCACGGAAACGACGGTGGCCGATAACGGCGACATTTACATCGCAGACGGCTATGGCGCGCAATTCATTTCCCGGTTCGACCGCAACGGCAAGCTGCTGGCGGTGTTTGGCGGGCGCGGCGAAGGCACTGCGTACCTGGACAACGCCCACGGCATCACGGTAGACCGCCGGAAAGGCACGCCCACACTGCTCGTTACCGACCGCACGCGGAACTGCTTCAAGCGGTACAGCATGGCCGGGGAATTGCTGGAAGTGATCGAGTTGCCAGGGGCATGTGTTTGCCGGCCGGTGATCCGCGGGCAAAACCTTTATGCGGCGGTGCTCCGCTCGCCCGATATGAACCTGGAAGGCAGCGGCTTCGTGACGATCCTGGATAAAGACAACAAAGTGGTATCGAATATCGGCGGAACGGAACCGAAGTATGCCGATGGCCGTTTGCAGCGGATGCAGCAGGCGGAGAAGATCTTCATACATCCGCATGACGTGTGTGTAGACGACGATGAAAACATTTACGTAGCGCAATGGGCTTCGGGCAAGGCGTATCCCTATAAACTCGGCAGGGTCTGA
- a CDS encoding DUF1501 domain-containing protein, with protein MKNEFIERHLNMNRRKFLSNLSLGVGSVALGSLLIPDLFGSSSESEAAFMPGVPHFAPKAKRVIYLFQNGAPSQLESFDYKPKLREMMGQELPASIRMGQRLTGMTAGQSSFPLVGSYYDFQQYGEARAWVSDLFPHTAKIVDDICIVRSMFTEAINHDPALTFFQTGAQQGNRASFGSWASYGLGSENKNLPAFCVLLSRGKGNGQGVYSKLWTNGFLDSIHQGVQFSSGDNPVLYLNNPNGIDSTNRRQMLDQLAALNDQSYQEFGDPEISTKIQQYEMAYRMQTAVPELTDLSKEPDDIIKLYGPECLVPGTFAANCLLARKLSESGVRFIQLYHQGWDQHGNLPNEMAGQAKDVDRASAALITDLKQRGLLDETLVIWGGEFGRTNYCQGKMTADNYGRDHHPRCFSIWMAGGGVKPGIVYGETDEFGYNIVKDPVHVHDFHATVLHLMGLDHEKLIFKHQGRRYRLTDVAGQVLPGLMA; from the coding sequence ATGAAAAACGAATTCATAGAGCGCCACCTCAACATGAACCGCCGCAAATTCCTCTCGAACCTGAGCCTGGGTGTAGGAAGCGTGGCGCTGGGATCTTTGCTCATCCCCGACCTCTTCGGTAGCAGCAGCGAAAGCGAGGCCGCGTTCATGCCAGGTGTGCCGCACTTCGCTCCGAAGGCCAAACGGGTGATCTACCTCTTTCAAAATGGCGCGCCCTCGCAGCTCGAGAGCTTCGACTACAAACCGAAGCTCCGCGAAATGATGGGCCAGGAACTCCCCGCCTCCATCCGCATGGGGCAACGGCTGACGGGGATGACGGCCGGACAATCGTCGTTCCCCCTCGTCGGCTCCTATTACGACTTCCAGCAATACGGCGAGGCCCGCGCCTGGGTGAGCGACCTCTTCCCGCACACGGCTAAAATCGTGGACGACATCTGCATCGTGCGGTCGATGTTCACGGAAGCCATCAACCACGATCCGGCGCTGACGTTCTTCCAGACCGGCGCGCAGCAGGGCAACCGTGCGAGCTTCGGGTCGTGGGCGAGTTATGGGCTGGGAAGCGAAAACAAGAACCTGCCGGCCTTTTGCGTATTGCTTTCCCGCGGGAAAGGCAACGGGCAAGGCGTGTACTCCAAGCTCTGGACCAACGGCTTCCTCGACAGCATCCACCAGGGCGTGCAGTTCAGCAGCGGCGACAACCCCGTGCTGTACCTCAACAACCCCAACGGCATCGATTCCACCAACCGGCGGCAGATGCTTGACCAGCTGGCGGCATTGAACGACCAGTCGTACCAGGAGTTCGGCGACCCGGAAATCAGCACCAAGATCCAGCAATATGAAATGGCGTACCGGATGCAAACGGCGGTGCCGGAACTGACCGATTTGTCGAAGGAACCGGACGACATCATCAAGCTTTACGGCCCGGAGTGCCTCGTTCCCGGCACTTTCGCCGCCAATTGCCTGCTGGCCCGGAAGCTCTCCGAAAGCGGGGTCCGCTTCATCCAGCTGTACCACCAGGGATGGGACCAGCACGGTAACCTGCCGAATGAAATGGCCGGTCAGGCCAAAGACGTGGACCGCGCTTCCGCGGCACTCATCACCGACCTCAAGCAGCGCGGCCTGCTCGATGAAACGCTGGTGATCTGGGGCGGTGAATTCGGTCGCACCAATTACTGCCAGGGCAAGATGACCGCCGACAACTACGGGCGCGATCATCACCCCCGCTGCTTTTCCATCTGGATGGCCGGTGGCGGCGTAAAACCCGGCATCGTATACGGCGAAACCGACGAATTCGGGTACAACATCGTCAAAGATCCCGTGCATGTACACGACTTCCATGCCACCGTATTGCACCTCATGGGGCTCGATCACGAAAAACTCATCTTCAAACACCAGGGCCGCCGCTACCGGCTTACAGATGTTGCGGGACAAGTACTCCCCGGACTGATGGCCTAA
- a CDS encoding PSD1 and planctomycete cytochrome C domain-containing protein — protein sequence MFHRYVIFAIGLTAAFSSCNTHSQQHTAEVMPDSVDYNFHIRPILSDKCFACHGPDANKREAGLRLDIADSAYKALQESPDLHALVPGNPRASAVYLRITTEDSSLRMPPPTSNMALNAHEIKMIEKWIKQGAKYKPHWAFVPPASPALPAVDDESWPRNEIDRFVLARMEEKGLAPNPQADRERLLKRLSIDLTGLPPSAARMERFAKDTTEKGYERMVDELLADSAYGEKMAIHWMDVARYADSHGYQDDNIRTMWPWRDWVIYAFNKNLSYKDFVTWQLAGDMMPDGGREQLLASGFNRNHKITEEGGVIDEEYRVSYVLDRANTFSKSLIGITMECAQCHDHKYDPFSQKEYFELYAFFNNVKEVGLESTVGGPETYAKKPYMEITKEDLAGTLRFINQQDTNRLIVSVMGDQEEVRKTFVLGRGVYDNPTIEVQPGTPASVMPFNATYPSNRLGLASWLFDPKNPLTARVFVNQMWQQVFGKGIVKSTGDFGMQGDLPSHPQLLDWLAVDFMNHGWDMKRLMKQMVMSQTYRQSATISKDKLEADPDNIYLARGPRFRLPAEMVRDLVLESSGLLVHTIGGPSVKPYQPEGLWELATSGRGQLATYRQDHGESLYRRGLYTFIKRTVPPPSMMLFDASNRDQCEVKRSATNTPLQALIMLNDPTVLEASRVYAGKLLQQGGDAEKNIRQAFRSIVCRTPSLKEMDVLAKYYAQQQSWFKSRPAEAAKLLQHGEYPQAEGLDKPSWAAMMQVITTIYNLEETLSKT from the coding sequence TATTATCCGACAAATGTTTCGCCTGCCACGGCCCCGACGCCAACAAGCGCGAAGCCGGACTGCGGCTCGACATTGCGGACAGCGCCTACAAAGCCCTGCAGGAATCGCCCGATCTGCACGCCCTCGTGCCCGGGAACCCCAGGGCATCGGCCGTGTACCTGCGCATCACCACCGAAGACAGCTCCCTGCGCATGCCCCCGCCCACATCCAACATGGCGCTCAACGCCCATGAAATCAAAATGATCGAAAAATGGATCAAACAGGGCGCGAAATATAAACCCCACTGGGCGTTCGTTCCTCCCGCCTCCCCCGCCCTCCCCGCGGTTGACGACGAATCATGGCCCCGCAATGAAATCGACCGCTTCGTGCTCGCCCGCATGGAAGAAAAAGGCCTCGCCCCCAACCCGCAGGCCGACCGCGAACGGCTCCTCAAACGCCTCAGCATCGATCTCACCGGCCTCCCGCCCTCCGCCGCGCGCATGGAACGCTTCGCCAAAGACACCACCGAAAAAGGATATGAGCGAATGGTAGACGAGCTCCTGGCCGACAGCGCCTACGGCGAAAAAATGGCCATCCACTGGATGGACGTTGCCCGTTACGCCGATTCCCACGGGTACCAGGACGACAACATCCGCACCATGTGGCCCTGGCGCGACTGGGTCATCTACGCCTTCAATAAAAATCTCTCCTACAAAGATTTCGTTACCTGGCAACTCGCCGGCGACATGATGCCGGACGGCGGGCGCGAACAGCTGCTGGCTTCGGGCTTCAACCGGAATCATAAAATCACCGAAGAAGGCGGCGTTATCGACGAGGAATACCGCGTGTCGTATGTGCTCGACCGCGCCAATACCTTCAGTAAAAGCCTCATCGGCATCACCATGGAGTGCGCCCAGTGCCACGATCATAAATACGACCCCTTCTCCCAGAAAGAATATTTCGAGCTGTACGCTTTCTTCAACAACGTGAAGGAAGTAGGGCTTGAATCCACCGTGGGCGGGCCGGAAACGTACGCCAAGAAGCCCTACATGGAAATCACGAAAGAAGACCTGGCCGGAACGCTCCGATTCATTAACCAGCAGGATACCAACCGGCTCATCGTGTCTGTTATGGGCGACCAGGAAGAAGTCCGGAAAACCTTTGTGCTGGGGCGCGGCGTGTACGACAATCCCACCATCGAAGTGCAGCCCGGCACACCCGCTTCCGTGATGCCGTTCAACGCCACCTATCCTTCCAACAGGCTGGGGCTGGCTTCCTGGCTCTTCGATCCTAAAAACCCGCTGACGGCCCGCGTGTTCGTTAACCAGATGTGGCAGCAGGTGTTTGGCAAAGGTATCGTCAAAAGCACGGGCGATTTCGGGATGCAGGGCGACCTGCCCAGCCACCCGCAGTTGCTCGACTGGCTCGCCGTGGATTTCATGAATCATGGCTGGGATATGAAAAGACTGATGAAACAGATGGTTATGTCACAAACCTACCGGCAATCTGCCACCATCTCCAAAGACAAGCTGGAAGCCGATCCGGATAATATCTACCTGGCGCGCGGCCCGCGTTTCCGGCTGCCGGCCGAAATGGTGCGCGACCTTGTGCTGGAATCGAGCGGATTGCTCGTGCACACCATCGGCGGGCCCAGCGTGAAACCTTACCAGCCCGAAGGATTGTGGGAACTCGCTACTTCCGGCAGGGGGCAGCTCGCCACTTACCGGCAGGATCACGGCGAAAGTTTGTACCGCCGCGGGTTGTACACCTTCATCAAAAGAACGGTGCCGCCGCCATCCATGATGCTGTTCGACGCCAGCAACCGCGACCAGTGCGAAGTAAAGCGCTCGGCTACGAATACGCCATTGCAGGCGCTCATCATGCTCAACGACCCCACAGTGCTGGAAGCCTCGCGCGTGTATGCGGGGAAATTACTGCAACAGGGCGGCGATGCGGAAAAAAATATCCGCCAGGCCTTCCGCAGTATCGTTTGCAGAACGCCATCGCTGAAGGAAATGGATGTGCTCGCCAAATACTATGCGCAGCAGCAGTCATGGTTCAAGTCGCGCCCCGCCGAAGCCGCGAAGCTCCTGCAACATGGGGAGTACCCCCAGGCAGAGGGGCTTGACAAACCGTCGTGGGCGGCGATGATGCAGGTCATTACCACCATCTACAACCTCGAAGAAACGTTATCCAAAACCTGA